TTCGGAACAACCAGATTCCAGACTTTACCTATTATACTCCAAGGCGGATCCTGGAAACAAAAGCATAAGCCTCTATCCTGCTGCAAGCAGGGAACAAAATAAGGTATTCTGAATCATTATGAGAATCCACATTTTTAGTTTTGGCACAGAGGTAGACCCATGGACGAGAATATGATCGACAGAGAAGATCCCCAGTACCAATTGCACTGTATTCGCCACTCAGCGGCGCATATCATGGCCCATGCCGTGCAGGATCTGTTTCCTGGCAGCAAATTCGCAATTGGCCCCGTGATCAAAGATGGTTTTTACTACGATATGGATCTTTCCCGTGCCCTGACTACCGAAGATCTCGAAGCGATTGAAAAACGCATGAAAGAAATTGTCAAAGAAAACAACCCCTTCATGCGCGAAGAGTGGGACAAAGAGCAGGCCATTCGCTGGTTTGACGAAAATGGTCAGAATTTTAAACACGAAATCATCGACGGTATTGCCGATGAAAAGGTCTCGATTTATAAAGAAGGCGATTTTACCGATCTCTGCGCCGGCCCCCATGTACGCTATACCAAGCAGTGCAAGCATTTTAAATTGCTCAAGGTTTCAGGAGCCTATTGGCGTGGTGACGAAAAGAACCCCATGCTGCAACGCATTTATGGCACCGCCTGGCAAACCAAAGAAGATTTAGACAAATACCTCTTTCAGCTTGAAGAAGCGGCCAAACGGGATCACCGCAAACTGGGCAAAGAGCTGGGTCTTGTCATGTTTCATGAATACGCACCTGGCGCTCCCTTTTGGCTGCCCAAGGGTCAAACAATCTTCAGAATTCTTTCCGATAAAATGCGCAATTACAACCTGCGCAATGGCTATGTCGAAGTCGGCACTCCCCAAATGTTCCGCAAGGATCTCTGGCAAACCTCGGGCCACTGGGATCACTACCGCGAAAATATGTTTATCTTTGATGATGAAGACACCCAAATCGGTCTCAAAGCCATGAACTGCCCCAGTCATATGCTGATCTTCAAAAATGAACGCCGTTCTTACCGCGATTTGCCCCTGCGCATTCACGATCAGGGTGTTCTGCACCGCAATGAAAAATCAGGCGCGCTCTCAGGCTTGACCCGCGTGCGCAAATTCTGTCAGGATGATGCCCACCTGTTTGTCACCCCCGATCAAATCGAAAGCGAACTGCGTACCCTGCTGACCATGGCCAAGAACACCTATGCGGTTTTTGGCATGAAATTCAGCAAGGTTTACCTCTCCACCCGCCCAGAAGACTATATGGGAGAGCTGGAAATGTGGAACCAGGCCGAAGCCAGTCTCGCCAAAGTGATTCAGGAAGCCGATTTGAAATATGAAGTCAATGAGGGCGATGGCGCTTTCTATGGCCCGAAAATTGACTTTATTATTGAAGATGCGCTGGGCCGCGAATGGCAGACAGCCACCGTTCAACTCGACTTTCAATTGCCGCTGCGCTTTGAACTGAAATATGTCGATCATGACAATACAGCCAAAACCCCGATCGTGATTCACCGCGCCATTTATGGCAGCCTTGAGCGCTTTATGGGGGTCTTGATTGAACATTATGCAGGTGCGTTTCCCACCTGGCTGGCCCCAATTCAATGCCATGTGATCAACCTGGGCGAAGCCCATATTGAATATGCCAGCGACCTGCACAAACAATTGCTGGCAGCCGGTGTGCGTTCGCATCTGGATCTGCGCAATGAAAGCGTGAACTATAAAATTCGCGAAGCCCAATTGCAGAAGATTCCCTATATGCTGGTGGTCGGAGATCGTGAAATGGAAACCGGCTCGGTTTCAGTACGCGCTCTGCGTGAAGGCAATCAAGGCTCTGTCAGCATCGCTGAATTGATTGAGCGGATAGTAAGCGAAGCCACTGTCGATTTTGCGGATCCAATATGAGCCAAACACAGGAACTGAAGCTCGCCCCAGCCTTTAAAGGCCCCATGGTGACGGTCAGCCTGGTGTTTATTCTCTTGCCCGTGATTCTCAATCTGCTCATGTTGCCACGTTTAGTGAGTCTGCCCTCCAGCCTGAATAAATACCTTGCCTTGGGCATTATGGCCCTGCCCCTGCTTTTTTCTGCAGCCATGGGTTGGCTCTTGCGCGCCACCTTACGCGAAACCCGCCTCAATCTGAGTTCTGAGGGGCTGGAATACCACAGCCCCCTGCTCAGCCTGGCGGCCAATTGGGAGCAGGCCGAAGCGCTGGTACCCAGTGATCTTTCCAGCCAACGTTGGAATTTAAAACTGAACCAACCGGCCCGAATTATTCAGCGCCGTTTGTTTAAGCCCCCAGAACCCGCCCTGCTGCAAATTCCACTTTTTCCCTTCGCAGGCCATGAAATCGAATCGCTTGAATTACAACTGAAAACCTTTCAACCCAAACTCAGCCGATCAAGCTGAATCAACATTCAGGGCTCGGTTGAGAGCCTCAATCAGATGTTCAGAAGTATAGGGCTTGGTCACATACTGGTTAACCCCCGAATCAAGGGCCAAATGCTCACGGATCAGGGCCGTTTCAGTTGTAATCATGACCACTGATGCCCGGCATATTCCAGTCGCTTAGTACCAGTTCAATCGAACGGTCAAATTTCTCCAAGCCCTGCTCACCACTGACCGCTTCAATAATTTCCGCATTTTGGTAGTCTGCGTGATTTTGAAGGTGTTTGATCACGATTTTACGGGCCACCATCGAATCATCAACAATTAGAATTTTAATGGCTTGAATTTCCTTGCGAAGAACTGACCTCAGGAGAACATATTTTTTGAAAAGCGTAAACTCAGCCACTCAAATCACAGTGGATTTATCTGCAATATGTTGCGTTTTTAACTTTTAAGCAAAAGAAAAACGGTTTGCCCTTTTGTTGAGAGCAAACCGTCTTGGGCATTCAACTCAGAATCTAGAAAGTAAATTCCAATTGCGAAGAGAGGTGAACATCTCCCTTATCGTAGCCCTGGTGAAACAGATGGCCATATTCCAGAATCGTCCAACGGGTATTTTTATTGATCTGATGGCGCAAACCATGGAAGATTTTTACTTCAGGCTGATTAAACAGTTTGCCCCCGGTATAATAACTCCACATTTCATACATGCCATAAATATGCAAATCCCGAGCTACTTTGCTGAGTGTATCCATGCCCAAACCATCTAAAAGATCGAGAAAGGCAAAGTCAAACTGCAAATAGCCACTGTGCGAAGCCGCTGTATTAAAACTGGTAAAATGGGTTCCAAAGGTAGCATTCACATCGTTGTTCTGCTGAAAGACATATTCCCCAGAGAAATTGATATATTTGGTGGGTACCAGAAAATCCCCACCGAAGGCCAGGTTTCGGCCCAAATTACCCACATAGGCAGACGTTCCCACCACTACCGCAGGGTTTTCAAAGCTCAGGTGCCCTACAAAATCCTTATTCGTATCCGTATCGGCACGGTAAAGCGGAAAAGTACGTCCCTGTCGGCCATGTACAATGGCAGCCGTCAGATCAAGCTTGCTATTGGCAAAACCCAAATCAAAGCTTTTATTGGCCATCAAGCCCAATTCCAATTTTTTAAGCGCAAAACCATTGACCAAGGTATTGTTTTTGGTCGAGGTAAAATTGCGGTGAGAAGTGTAATCCGACCAAATTCCAAAGGGATTCCGAAATTGCCCCACACTTAACTCCACACCCGAATCTAAGAGATTGCCCACTTTCAGATACAAACGCTCAAAGGGAATCTGACCATTGAGCATCTCATGCACATGCTGCGCAGCATCTGTCGCACTCGTGGCTGTATTTCCCGTTAAACTGGGAAGTTCAAGCGTTTTCAGGGTGCCATTATCATCAATATTCAAAGAATCAATCTGATGCACCACCTCTTCAGGTACGGGATTCCACTCTGCCAGAAAATAGATGTTATTCGGGGCCTGGGGTGACATCACCTGTGCGGAGAAAAAGAGATTGGCCTTGTTAATTTCTACCAAGGGTTGAAACACACCATCAGGCTCTTGGTGATATTCAAATTCACCTACAAAAAAACCACCCAAGCTGGTTTTCACCAAGTCTTCTTTTTTATCTGAAGTGCTCGCCTGGTTTTCTTCCTTCTGCGGTTCAAACAGCCCCTGCTGATAACTGGCAATAATCAAACCACTGATTTCCTGAGAGGTTTTGCTCTGATTGGCCCACTCCACAATCGCATTGGCCATCCGATCCAGGTCAAGGTTGACCAATTTACCACGCCCAATCACGTTTAAATCAAGATAGGTACTGAAAGGCGTCATAATCTCATCTGGAACAGATTCCAGCTTGTCTTGTTCAATGGAGGTCAACACCTTAATCTGGGCTTCACTTAAAACCTGCGTCACCTCACTCAAGGTCGCGCTTGAACGAATATCTGCCGCTTGTGCGGAGAACTGAAAAGTATAAAAACCGCTTGTCAGAAGCGTAAACGCCATTACCCAATTGTGCATTTTTAAAAAATATTTTTTTTGCATACAATACGACCCCATATCTTTTATTCTTTAAAAAGAAGCAAATATTTTATAATTTTAGTTGCTGATCAGATCTTAAATTTATAGTGTTTTAGAGAATCGAAAACTCGCGCTCAGCCTGATTTTGCTCCTGGAGATAGTTCGCCATTTCCGCCAATTCCGCAGCTGAGTCATTCAATGTTTGCGCCCCTTGAGAGGTTACCCGTGAAATTTCAACCAGTTTATCCGTACTCTTCAGAATACTTTGGCTGCCCACCACAGCATGCTGAACATTCGTATCAATGGTTTGAGTCGTTGCTGCCTGCTCTTCAATCGCAGCAGCAATCATACTCTGCAGGTCATTGATCTGCTGAATCATCTGCGTGATGCTCTCAATCGCACCCACCACTTTATTCACATCTTCCTGAATGGCAAAGATTTCGCCACTGATAGAATTGGCTGATTCTGAAGTCTCTTTCGCCAAGGATTTAATTTCGCTGGCAACAACCCCAAAGCCCTTCCCGAATTCTCCAGCTCGGGCAGCCTCAATCGCAGCGTTTAAGGCCAAGAGTTTGGTTTGCTCGGCAATACTTGAAATGAACTGAATCACCTGTCCAATACTCTGGCTCTTTTCACCCAATTCAGAGACCACCTGGTTCGTGACACGGGTTTCAGCCACAGCCTTGCCCCCCATTTGGTTCACACCCACCACATGGCGGTTGATCTCCTGAATACTGGCTCGCATTTCTTCCATGCTGCTGGCGATCGTATACAATTCACTGTTCATCTGTTGAAAAGTTACAGAAACCTGTGTTGCCTGCTCGGTAGTCAAATCCGCATTTTGACTGAGTTTTTGACTTAATGAAGAAAAAACACCTGAAGCCGAAGCCAAGGCCTCAGACTGCTCCAGATCACGTTGCATTTGCGCTTTTTCTTTTTTACGCTGTTCGGCATCTTTGATGCGTTGTTCTTCATCACGCTTGCGTTGCTCAGCATCTTTGATGCGTTGTTCCTCATCACGCTTGCGCTGCTCAGCGTCTTTCACACGCCTTTCCTCATCCCGTTGGCGTTGTTCGGCGTCCTTGCGTTTCTGTTCTTCTTCACGTTGCTTCTGTTCAGCAATTCTTTGCCAATCCAGCTTGTCTTGACCTGTCGCCTGTTTAATGCCAACAATCGTCTGGTTGATTGAGGCAGCAATTAAGCCCACTTCATCTTTGGAGTGGATTTCCAAAACCTGAGAAAAATCACCTTGGGCCATGGCATCTATCACCTGGGCAGATTTTTTCAAGGGACGGCTGACCAAGAAGTCCATTATAAAATAGCCCAAAACCAGAATCATCAAGAGCCCCCCCAAAGCAAGTACAACCGCAAAGCTCGTCGAAGCCATTAATTTATCACGAAAATTTTCAGAATCGGATTGAAGATAGACCCGGCCAATTTGTTTTTTTTCAAGCATAATCGGCAAACTCAACTCCAAAACACCCGTATTGGCATTCCAAACAGACTTTTCAGGAGGTCTGGCTGGCAATATCTTCTTATCTGAATCTTTACGCTGATAGGAGGCAAATAGCTTATGATCTGGGCGATAAACGGCTGCAGCCATCACACTGGCTTCTACTTTCAAGGTTGAAAGTAGTTTTTTGGCTTCATCGGGGGTATCAAACTCCAGAAAAACAGCAACATTTTCTGCAATAATTCCACCTAAAACCTGATTTTGCCGTTCCAGAACTGTTTGAAAGGTTGTTTTTTCATTCCAAAGAAAAGCAGTACAAATCAAAGCAATCATCACAGCCGTGCTCAAGCCAATTGCAATCAGCAATTTAACTTTTAGTGAAACGGGAAGTTGATTTAGCTTTTCGAACATTGAGATCTCCAGAACGAATTATTAAAATTAGTAAACAGACTTGGCAAGCTTGAGCAACTGGGCACTGATTCCCAAATTGTTTTTCTTGGCTGTGGTTTGATCCAATGAAAACTGAACTTTACCCACCGCCACAGAAAAAGACACAATCCCCCCATTGCCAACAGTCAAAACAGGTAAAGATTTAAAATTTCCAGGCACACTGCCGCCCTCAAAAATGGCGACCTGGCAAGCCGCTGCAGAAGCAGCACTCGTCACAGCAAAAGAAACCGATTGACCATTGATATTCTGTCCCTTCAATTTCTGCTCCAACGCACTGGCCATACCGCTGGAACCCACAGCACAAACCTTTAAACTGCCTGAAGACGGCCATTTAACAAATTTCATAATATTGAAAAGCAAAGCTGCCTTAATCGTTTCTTCACTGCCTGCAGCTTGAACCGGCGCCCCCCCCAAAAATAGGCTTGTCCCGATCATCATGCTCAACCCAATTTTTTGAAAAAATCTCAAATTCAAATCTGTTCCTCCAATTAAAAACCCATTGCAGCCTGTGTTAACAGAATATACGGATTTTGATTATTTCCTTGTAACGTATAACGATAAGCCGCTTTCAGCATAAAAAGCGTCCCCCGTCTCTACTTCCCCCTCAACAAAATAACTTGCTTATTATCTATACTTAAAGTTGTTGCCCTGGATCAATCATAGCGTAAAACAGGATCAAGCCCCTAAAAAAATGCAATCAACCCTCTGAGATTAAAAAACAAGACAAGAATACCATAGCTATTTAAAATTACGAATACTTTGTTTATTTATCATTTTTTAACTTAAAACAAAACTTATCTTATAAACTTTTATTAAAAGCTTCTATAAGTACTCAGAAAAACCCAAAGAGAAACGCTCTGTAACTCCCCTGCTAAAAAATCACGAATTTTAAGAAGTTAATTACTTTGTCACAAAACTCAAGTAATTTTATCAAGAATGTAACATAAGTACAATGCCGCGTATTCTATTTTCAAAAAATAAATGCGGGCCATCACAAAACAAACAATAAAAACTCAGCCCATAATAAAGGCCCGCACGAAGCGGGCCTGGAGGCTTAGGTGATTCAATCAGCCAAAAACAATTGTGACTTTGTCTTCACTCAATTTGTTTACGCTGAGATTCTCTTTAAACAGCTTGCCAACGCCACGTGCCAAACCCACATAAACGTCGATCAGGCCCCGTTCAGAAATATAAGTAACTTCCAATTCCTGCTCAGATTTCCAAATATATTCAAAATGGGGGGGACGTGCATTTTTAATCGTCGCGGTTAACTGGGTATGAACCTTGTCCATTCCCAAAATCATATCCTTGGCATTGCTAAATTTTTCGACCACAAAGCTATAGTATTTCGGTGCATAGGTACAGCACCAATACTCACCAAAAAGATCGCACGCAGCCTCTTTAGAAAGTCCTGTGACCTCAAGCGTTGCACCAAAAAGTTGCAAAAAATCGGAGTCCGGAATATCACTCAAACTCATTCTGAGCAAATTCCCAGAAGTAACCCCAGATTTTTCAACAATTTTAGCAGAAGTTTCTG
The bacterium (Candidatus Blackallbacteria) CG13_big_fil_rev_8_21_14_2_50_49_14 DNA segment above includes these coding regions:
- a CDS encoding threonine--tRNA ligase, coding for MDENMIDREDPQYQLHCIRHSAAHIMAHAVQDLFPGSKFAIGPVIKDGFYYDMDLSRALTTEDLEAIEKRMKEIVKENNPFMREEWDKEQAIRWFDENGQNFKHEIIDGIADEKVSIYKEGDFTDLCAGPHVRYTKQCKHFKLLKVSGAYWRGDEKNPMLQRIYGTAWQTKEDLDKYLFQLEEAAKRDHRKLGKELGLVMFHEYAPGAPFWLPKGQTIFRILSDKMRNYNLRNGYVEVGTPQMFRKDLWQTSGHWDHYRENMFIFDDEDTQIGLKAMNCPSHMLIFKNERRSYRDLPLRIHDQGVLHRNEKSGALSGLTRVRKFCQDDAHLFVTPDQIESELRTLLTMAKNTYAVFGMKFSKVYLSTRPEDYMGELEMWNQAEASLAKVIQEADLKYEVNEGDGAFYGPKIDFIIEDALGREWQTATVQLDFQLPLRFELKYVDHDNTAKTPIVIHRAIYGSLERFMGVLIEHYAGAFPTWLAPIQCHVINLGEAHIEYASDLHKQLLAAGVRSHLDLRNESVNYKIREAQLQKIPYMLVVGDREMETGSVSVRALREGNQGSVSIAELIERIVSEATVDFADPI